A portion of the Salarias fasciatus unplaced genomic scaffold, fSalaFa1.1, whole genome shotgun sequence genome contains these proteins:
- the LOC115384657 gene encoding zinc finger protein 644-like has translation MSTASSLRHISLRISHFSYLFLRVARHMRNDSEESLSASSDPKTNAQVHKDVECASDSPGRAQEPLQSHTSSLKNNAAGLSSDEHENPLNGTQPNPFVYSSVPAVPRAGNSLPSGTLVNGPGSHPTSEVHRVLNKGAVLSDSVPDATWHAEKDTSPEVSPPPGELQSDAWKRTARPVAKTPATQPGVNMPLSHMEEKELKLARSAPSPDGARRTHISQPLTKQTIKTSSRWDVEYSGSPSDDYDNAKANGGDSARGCVLHHDRRPETDVMHQGDDGHGSKGTADCREKHNFSTHAGNVDSGNKDESVRIQADIKYAVMPFRDLSRNIASDCVCRIYSTAQEGCNEENDPEDESNVSPKVEQLETEQLERDPLFFSCTICNVNFKEKRHFHRHMMYHLGQHNQVNSEKLSQPFVCRQCGRLFCDSGSLVRHIVIHRDRLEQLVGEIKCLKKGKFGGRNAAVECATRGSACNCPKILVQRAKVQNNVKHYYFCQECNFMTLTQQTLEDHLLLEHLDTHQAQAPGDAVKNVTSDGEKGFCLSGGKVERHSDESFVSHKKFAGLKFNLVEEQICFSRFSHKKEEKHVEKSADKTLNSPKFSLTEPTLSPSSWRIDRYGRLLLQPVKKLDVATDLTCAGEDAENNDHEAFGSSKRAHCPTSADISLSARKLKLDQMLSRGSKNDLAIGDLPAQANKNYPSMSSVSTPSHKAPKNLNGKILPRLSQRLKKQCAVRELERGCEGGDNLSDCTSEATGGFLESSENERNPYTLRYFRKRQSFSAQYQSPHALKDEDDGDEDCSDVEQLTIKEEYEEAAACDESSESCGTPPGDVLQTPGEEQKPCPYCPAKFKSGVGLSNHVRGHLHRAGLSYNARHVVSPEQVALRDHRQRDHRQRVHRRISTGEIKKAVTTESQGEHKCPLCWCWFETKTGLSNHVRGHLKHVGKRAISSSTGSKSPLCILNQLLKDKKEHRNILQVLNKSHAASRLSASQKLGGGSFLSQTDVPVKSPRGVSGPLPALDSFVPKQEEDALAEWKTLPVDAQRESTLVELLKTEQVRVKLGATSNQQTHVNKMMCAMTQNCVEEASADPSWMHGGLDSGKVWVECSGTSPSSPRLRAQLQAYAHRKRMAAFQHPGYDYVKKKARPRPGLKEKILPPLNTEIHTFTCRFCDLIFQGPSSVQEDWIKHLQRHLLHSTVPHSGSRMVEVLGLHPRQHV, from the exons ATGTCTACCGCCAGCTCCCTTCGCCACATCAGCCTGAGAATTTCACACTTCAGCTACCTGTTCCTGAGGGTTGCCCGGCACATGAGAAATGACAGCGAAG agAGTCTCTCTGCTTCGTCTGATCCGAAAACAAACGCTCAGGTGCACAAAGACGTGGAATGTGCGTCTGACAGCCCAGGTCGTGCTCAGGAGCCATTACAGAGTCACACGTCCTCCCTAAAGAACAATGCTGCGGGTCTGTCCTCAGATGAACACGAAAACCCTTTAAATGGAACCCAGCCGAATCCATTTGTATACAGCAGTGTCCCCGCTGTTCCCCGCGCAGGCAATTCATTGCCTTCAGGAACACTTGTTAATGGACCTGGTTCACACCCCACCTCAGAGGTACACCGTGTCCTGAACAAAGGCGCTGTTTTATCCGACAGTGTCCCGGACGCCACATGGCACGCGGAGAAGGACACGAGCCCCGAGGTGTCGCCGCCACCCGGTGAGCTTCAATCAGACGCTTGGAAGCGCACAGCAAGGCCCGTCGCAAAAACACCGGCCACACAGCCAGGTGTCAACATGCCACTGTCTcacatggaggagaaggagcttaaattgGCCCGCtcggcgccgtcacctgacggGGCCCGGCGAACGCACATTAGCCAACCTCTGACaaaacagacaataaaaacaagctcTCGGTGGGATGTGGAGTATTCAGGAAGCCCCTCGGATGATTACGATAATGCCAAGGCAAATGGAGGGGATTCGGCAAGGGGATGCGTTTTGCACCACGACAGAAGGCCGGAGACCGACGTGATGCACCAAGGAGACGACGGGCACGGCTCCAAAGGCACGGCGGACTGTCGAGAGAAGCACAACTTCAGCACCCATGCTGGAAATGTTGATTCTGGCAACAAAGATGAATCTGTGCGTATACAAGCTGATATTAAATATGCAGTTATGCCATTCAGAGACCTTTCCAGGAACATTGCTTCAGACTGTGTGTGCCGTATTTATAGCACAGCACAGGAAGGCTGTAATGAAGAAAATGACCCTGAAGATGAAAGCAATGTTAGTCCAAAAGTGGAACAGTTGGAGACGGAGCAACTCGAGCGAGATCCACTTTTCTTCTCATGCACAATATGCAATGTTAATTTCAAGGAAAAAAGGCATTTCCATAGACATATGATGTATCATTTAGGCCAGCATAATCAGGTGAACAGTGAGAAGCTTTCGCAGCCCTTTGTATGCAGGCAGTGTGGGCGTTTGTTCTGTGATAGCGGCTCCCTCGTGAGGCACATCGTTATTCACCGAGACAGGCTGGAACAACTTGTGGGGGAGATCAAATGTCTGAAAAAGGGCAAATTTGGCGGCAGGAACGCTGCGGTGGAGTGCGCGACGCGCGGATCTGCCTGCAACTGCCCGAAAATCCTGGTCCAGCGTGCCAAAGTGCAGAATAATGTGAAGCACTACTACTTCTGCCAGGAATGTAACTTCATGACTCTGACGCAGCAGACGCTGGAAGACCACCTGCTCCTCGAACACCTCGACACGCACCAGGCCCAGGCTCCAGGAGACGCTGTGAAAAATGTCACGTCTGACGGGGAAAAGGGTTTTTGTTTGAGTGGAGGCAAAGTAGAGAGACATTCGGATGAAAGTTTTGTCAGCCACAAAAAATTTGCTGGATTAAAATTCAATTTGGTTGAAGAACAGATTTGTTTCTCTCGTTTCTCCcacaaaaaggaggaaaaacacgTTGAAAAGTCTGCAGACAAAACCCTAAATTCTCCTAAATTCAGCCTCACCGAACCCACACTGTCGCCTTCTTCGTGGAGGATCGACCGGTATGGAAGATTACTCCTACAACCGGTAAAAAAATTAGACGTGGCAACCGATCTCACCTGTGCGGGAGAAGATGCTGAGAACAATGACCACGAGGCTTTTGGCAGCTCCAAGCGCGCACACTGTCCTACAAGTGCAGATATTTCACTGTCAGCCAGGAAGCTTAAATTAGACCAGATGCTCAGTCGAGGAAGCAAGAATGACCTGGCGATCGGAGACTTACCAGCACAAGCCAACAAAAATTACCCATCAATGAGTAGCGTGTCAACACCTTCGCATAAGGCTCCTAAAAATCTGAATGGTAAAATCTTACCTAGGCTTAGCCAGAGGCTGAAGAAACAGTGTGCAGTTAGGGAGTTGGAAAGAGGCTGTGAGGGCGGCGATAACCTCAGTGATTGTACCAGCGAAGCTACAGGCGGCTTCTTGGAAAGCAGTGAGAATGAAAGGAACCCATACACTCTGAGGTATTTCAGAAAGAGGCAGAGTTTTTCAGCCCAGTACCAAAGCCCCCACGCACTcaaggatgaggatgatggagacGAAGACTGCAGCGATGTGGAGCAGCTCACAATCAAGGAGGAGTATGAGGAAGCCGCAGCCTGTGATGAGTCCTCAGAATCCTGCGGTACGCCTCCGGGTGACGTCCTCCAAACGCCGGGGGAAGAACAGAAGCCCTGTCCGTACTGCCCCGCCAAGTTCAAATCCGGAGTGGGCCTTTCCAACCACGTGCGTGGGCACCTTCACCGGGCGGGCTTGAGCTACAACGCACGGCACGTGGTTTCACCGGAGCAGGTGGCGCTGCGAGACCATCGGCAGCGAGACCATCGGCAGCGTGTCCACAGACGCATCAGCACGGGAGAAATCAAAAAAG CCGTGACGACAGAAAGCCAAGGAGAACACAAATGCCCCCTGTGCTGGTGTTGGTTTGAAACCAAGACCGGCCTTTCTAACCACGTGAGAGGACATCTGAAACATGTAGGCAAACGTGctatcagcagcagcaccggcagcAAGTCTCCACTGTGCATCCTCAACCAACTGCTGAAGGACAAAAAGGAACATCGAAATATTCTCCAGGTCCTCAACAAAAGCCACGCGGCATCACGACTTTCAGCCTCTCAGAAGCTCGGCGGTGGCTCGTTCCTGTCGCAGACAGACGTCCCAGTGAAAAGCCCACGTGGGGTTAGTGGCCCACTTCCAGCGTTGGACAGCTTTGTTCCCAAACAGGAGGAAGACGCCTTGGCAGAGTGGAAGACACTACCGGTAGACGCACAAAGAGAAAGCACTTTAGTGGAGCTGCTTAAAACAGAACAAGTACGAGTGAAGCTTGGCGCGACAAGCAACCAGCAAACCCATGTGAACAAGATGATGTGTGCAATGACCCAAAACTGCGTGGAGGAGGCCAGTGCTGACCCCAGCTGGATGCATG GCGGGTTGGATTCTGGGAAGGTTTGGGTTGAGTGTAGCGGCACCTCCCCCAGCTCTCCCCGGCTCAGGGCTCAGCTTCAGGCGTACGCACACAGAAAGAGGATGGCCGCTTTTCAACATCCAG GCTATGATTatgtgaagaagaaagcaaGACCAAGGCCTGGACTAAAAGAGAAGATTTTACCTCCTCTGAATACTGAGATACACACATTCACCTGCAG ATTTTGTGACCTGATCTTCCAGGGTCCCTCCTCAGTCCAGGAGGACTGGATCAAGCACTTACAGAGGCACCTTCTGCACAGCACCGTGCCACACTCAGGGTCCAGGATGGTGGAGGTCCTCGGCCTCCACCCGAGACAGCATGTCTGA